The following coding sequences lie in one Lolium perenne isolate Kyuss_39 chromosome 2, Kyuss_2.0, whole genome shotgun sequence genomic window:
- the LOC127331992 gene encoding uncharacterized protein C24B11.05 produces the protein MESYMNGAKFDCLLFDMDDTLYPLSLGINLACRQNIIDYMLNKLKIEESLVPKMCLDLYREYGTTMAGLKLLGYDFDCDVFHACVHGALPYEKLKADPVLRNLLLSLPQRKIIFTNSDEAHAVTVLKKMGLEGCFEGIICFETLNQPSPDSPTSDKRILCKPSLESMEAVVEIAKLDPKKTVFFDDSPRNISSGKAAGFHTVIVGSSVLVQGADVALESIHNIREALPELWEAAGDHVDAAVDLRSAVVAETTVLA, from the exons ATGGAGTCCTACATGAATGGAGCCAAATTTGATTGCTTGCTATTCG ACATGGATGACACTCTCTACCCACTGAGCTTAGGAATCAACCTTGCCTGCCGGCAGAACATAATAG ACTACATGCTGAACAAGCTAAAGATTGAAGAGAGCCTGGTTCCCAAGATGTGCCTAGATTTGTACAGAGAATATGGAACTACAATGGCCGGTCTCAAG CTTTTGGGCTACGATTTCGACTGCGATGTATTCCACGCTTGCGTGCACGGTGCATTGCCATACGAGAAGCTCAAAGCTGACCCTGTCCTGAGGAACCTGCTGCTCTCACTGCCCCAGAGGAAAATA ATATTCACAAACTCTGACGAAGCTCACGCGGTAACGGTCCTGAAGAAGATGGGGCTAGAGGGGTGCTTCGAGGGAATCATATGCTTCGAGACACTGAACCAGCCGTCGCCTGACAGCCCAACTTCTGACAAGAGGATCCTGTGCAAGCCGTCTCTGGAATCCATGGAGGCCGTCGTGGAGATCGCCAAACTCGACCCCAAGAAGACA GTGTTCTTCGACGACAGCCCACGGAACATTTCCTCAGGAAAAGCTGCAGGATTCCACACCGTCATC GTAGGGAGCTCGGTGCTGGTTCAGGGTGCGGACGTGGCGCTGGAGAGCATCCACAACATCAGGGAGGCGCTGCCGGAGCTGTGGGAGGCGGCCGGCGATCACGTCGACGCAGCCGTCGACCTCCGATCCGCTGTCGTCGCAGAGACCACCGTGCTTGCTTGA
- the LOC127331993 gene encoding uncharacterized protein: MGRTRHRKPRNSATFQLCPRPGAAHASNRVLVRVDGDPYYLPGFADDEYDAYRGASSSSYGAVAGYEDDYSYSSDGGGALPDHVRREILELGLPDDGYNYLAHIREFQPSFSSTGGGGSSAAFIPRRRPPPRSGLPLSVKAYDARSVEVGADNVAAAAVVAPVEQVIDPDVTKLLEEGDAPDAPNLPEESDVPHLTSADVTTNLLEESDGPQETSEDEELEEDFVMIANQSEEDEEQMDLEDDFVILANQPDGKIEMLSLGMVKA, from the exons ATGGGACGAACCCGCCACCGCAAGCCGCGCAACTCCGCCACCTTCCAGCTCTGCCCGCGCCCCGGCGCCGCCCACGCGTCCAACCGCGTCCTCGTCCGCGTCGACGGCGACCCCTACTACCTCCCCGGCTTCGCCGACGACGAGTACGATGCCTACCgcggcgcctcctcctcctcctacggcGCCGTAGCGGGCTACGAAGACGACTACTCCTACTcctccgacggcggcggcgccctCCCCGACCACGTCCGCCGCGAGATCCTGGAGCTCGGCCTCCCCGACGACGGCTACAACTACCTCGCCCACATCCGCGAGTTCCAGCCCTCCTTCTCCTCCACCGGAGGCGGCGGATCCTCCGCCGCATTCatcccccgccgccgccccccGCCGCGCTCTGGCCTCCCATTGAGCGTCAAA GCTTACGATGCGCGTTCTGTTGAAGTGGGCGCCGACAATGTcgccgcggcggcggtggtggccccGGTGGAGCAGGTTATCGACCCGGATGTCACCAAGCTGCTGGAGGAGGGCGATGCGCCAGATGCCCCCAATCTGCCCGAGGAGAGCGATGTGCCGCATCTGACATCGGCAGATGTCACCACCAACCTGCTTGAGGAGAGCGATGGGCCGCAGGAGACCTCGGAGGACGAGGAACTGGAGGAGGACTTCGTTATGATTGCAAATCAGtctgaggaggacgaggagcagaTGGATCTGGAGGACGATTTTGTCATCCTTGCCAACCAGCCTGATGGGAAGATTGAAATG CTTTCATTAGGAATGGTGAAGGCTTAG